One Ostrea edulis chromosome 2, xbOstEdul1.1, whole genome shotgun sequence genomic region harbors:
- the LOC130052015 gene encoding uncharacterized protein LOC130052015 has product MTAKVIAICAICLTIVCYRVDGNECDEGWTSFDDNLSVCYLFAYNQKSWIEAKETCDALHSKLGKIDTRDKVQYVLTSPMITGGCNAFWVAPPDRQGMNGFNAHPSDCIVLTNHPATPNTHWDFEYCFTRHCFICEKRIV; this is encoded by the exons ATGACAGCTAAAGTTATCGCAATTTGCGCAATTTGCTTGACAATAGTATGTTACAGAGTAGATGGTAATG AATGTGATGAGGGCTGGACATCGTTTGATGACAACCTATCTGTATGCTACCTGTTCGCTTACAACCAAAAAAGTTGGATTGAGGCGAAG GAAACATGTGACGCTTTACATTCCAAACTTGGAAAGATAGACACTCGAGATAAGGTGCAATATGTGCTGACATCTCCCATGATTACAG GTGGATGTAACGCTTTTTGGGTCGCCCCTCCCGATAGACAGGGAATGAATGGTTTTAATGCACACCCAAGTGATTGTATAGTTCTAACTAATCATCCTGCAACTCCAAACACACATTGGGACTTTGAATACTGTTTTACTCGTCATTGTTTTATATGCGAAAAACGAATTGTGTAA